A DNA window from Mesorhizobium sp. C432A contains the following coding sequences:
- a CDS encoding Rieske (2Fe-2S) protein has protein sequence MPEKTYICRVDEIETGSPFIAKIRSLSVGIFRIGDSFHALLNVCPHRGAPLCEGPQCGTTAPVEQAQFIYHRENEIVRCAWHGWEFDIKSGEALVDPSIRARTFPVTVEAGSIYVTA, from the coding sequence ATGCCCGAGAAAACATATATCTGCCGCGTCGACGAGATCGAAACAGGATCTCCGTTTATCGCCAAGATCCGAAGCCTTTCGGTCGGGATTTTCCGCATCGGAGATTCATTCCACGCGCTGCTGAATGTCTGTCCGCACCGCGGCGCTCCACTTTGCGAAGGACCGCAATGCGGGACAACCGCGCCCGTTGAACAAGCGCAATTCATCTATCATCGCGAAAACGAGATCGTCCGATGCGCCTGGCATGGCTGGGAATTCGACATCAAGTCAGGTGAAGCCTTGGTCGATCCATCCATTCGCGCTCGCACATTTCCAGTCACCGTCGAAGCCGGCAGCATCTATGTGACGGCCTGA
- a CDS encoding DUF768 domain-containing protein: MSVRGLKFLDKWVAKQLPIVAQGDRISVGDLKDQLMTAAEKAGIPADQINGELESVFYGWIALADATSCYSDILESANCAIAN; encoded by the coding sequence ATGAGCGTCCGTGGCCTGAAGTTTCTCGACAAGTGGGTAGCCAAACAACTGCCCATTGTGGCGCAGGGAGACCGCATCTCGGTTGGCGACTTGAAAGACCAGTTGATGACAGCTGCCGAGAAGGCCGGCATTCCTGCCGACCAGATCAACGGCGAGCTTGAAAGCGTCTTCTATGGATGGATAGCGCTAGCTGATGCGACATCATGCTACAGCGATATTTTAGAATCAGCTAATTGCGCAATCGCTAATTGA
- a CDS encoding DUF1127 domain-containing protein, protein MLVNLPMLVNLPLVAVGPLADWVRHRAEQKALLKATDELSQSPDDMLSDIGISRDDITMFAFRSPASRRWG, encoded by the coding sequence ATGCTTGTGAACCTTCCTATGCTTGTGAATCTTCCTCTTGTCGCAGTTGGTCCCCTTGCCGATTGGGTCCGTCATCGAGCCGAGCAGAAGGCGCTGTTGAAGGCAACGGACGAGTTGAGCCAGTCACCAGACGACATGCTCAGCGACATCGGGATTTCCCGCGACGACATCACGATGTTTGCGTTCCGCAGCCCGGCGTCGAGACGTTGGGGCTGA
- a CDS encoding amidohydrolase family protein gives MFIVDCDCHNYWSSATVLTPYLSGLWKDMFTEGEKTGPVGAFPHGHRPWFHPQDFSRKDVRPKTEADNYLIMKEKHLDKYKVDVAILTGDEPIEASTLANPYYASALVSAYNDYQIDQWLPKDDRFMGSIIIAPQDPKLAAAEIRRLGSHPRMVQVLASQGSVKPYGDPFYHPIYEACAEVGLPFAIHLGGHGGVNSIAIAPAPTTFFWETHAILHMSAMSHVASMIAHGVFEKWPDLYFVIIECGVAWVPSVLWRLDADYKALRKETPWLKMLPSEYCRRNIRFSTQPLEQPANVQHLWSTLEAMDGENTLMFASDYPHWDYDDANTLQIPPAWKSKIMGLNALEVYARIPRAQAANAA, from the coding sequence GTGTTCATAGTTGATTGCGACTGTCACAATTACTGGTCAAGCGCCACTGTGTTGACGCCATACCTTTCCGGCTTGTGGAAAGACATGTTCACCGAGGGCGAGAAAACAGGTCCCGTTGGCGCATTTCCGCATGGCCATCGCCCCTGGTTTCATCCGCAGGACTTCTCCCGCAAGGACGTCCGTCCGAAGACGGAAGCCGACAACTATCTCATCATGAAAGAGAAGCACCTCGACAAGTACAAAGTCGACGTGGCGATCCTCACCGGCGATGAGCCTATCGAGGCGTCGACCCTCGCCAATCCTTACTATGCCAGCGCTTTGGTCAGCGCCTACAATGATTATCAGATCGATCAATGGTTGCCGAAAGACGATCGTTTCATGGGTTCGATCATCATCGCACCACAGGATCCGAAGCTCGCTGCCGCCGAGATACGCCGTCTGGGCAGTCATCCGCGCATGGTCCAGGTTCTCGCTTCCCAAGGGTCCGTCAAGCCGTATGGAGACCCGTTCTACCATCCGATCTACGAAGCTTGCGCTGAAGTAGGGTTGCCATTCGCCATACATCTGGGCGGGCATGGCGGCGTGAATTCAATTGCCATTGCGCCTGCGCCCACGACATTCTTCTGGGAAACGCATGCCATTTTGCATATGTCGGCGATGTCGCACGTGGCAAGCATGATCGCCCATGGCGTCTTCGAGAAGTGGCCGGACCTCTACTTCGTGATCATCGAGTGCGGTGTCGCCTGGGTTCCGTCGGTCCTGTGGCGCCTGGATGCCGACTACAAAGCGCTGCGCAAAGAGACGCCATGGCTGAAGATGCTGCCCTCGGAATATTGCCGGCGCAACATTCGCTTTTCCACGCAGCCGCTGGAGCAGCCTGCAAATGTCCAACATCTCTGGTCCACGCTCGAAGCGATGGACGGGGAAAACACGCTGATGTTTGCGTCGGACTATCCGCACTGGGATTACGACGATGCCAACACGCTGCAAATCCCTCCTGCGTGGAAAAGCAAGATCATGGGACTGAACGCGCTGGAAGTCTACGCACGCATCCCCCGTGCGCAAGCCGCGAATGCCGCCTGA
- a CDS encoding ABC transporter substrate-binding protein, whose amino-acid sequence MQGGFAKLGMAHGATTESIDPAGYPDTFTQTAFSGSLSNSLTEVDAKGNVQPELAESFESSDGAKTWAFKLRKGATFHNGKTVTAGDVVTSLQDLGKDTKSAAKSLLESVARIKADGPETVVFTRKSGNADFPYIMSDYHLVIMPAKDGKADWASGVRTGAFVLENFQPGVSAKLKRNPNYFKTGKPYLNEVEFIFITDRAARMAALSTGEVDHLARPTDRSDVVLGAYNHR is encoded by the coding sequence ATGCAGGGCGGCTTCGCCAAGCTCGGCATGGCCCACGGCGCGACGACGGAGTCAATCGATCCGGCCGGCTACCCCGACACGTTCACACAAACCGCGTTTTCGGGCTCGCTATCCAACAGCCTCACTGAGGTCGACGCCAAAGGCAATGTCCAACCGGAACTCGCCGAGAGCTTCGAATCTTCGGACGGGGCCAAGACCTGGGCCTTTAAGCTGCGCAAAGGCGCAACCTTCCACAACGGCAAGACTGTGACGGCGGGTGACGTCGTGACGTCATTGCAAGACTTGGGCAAGGACACAAAATCGGCGGCGAAGTCGCTGTTGGAGTCCGTCGCCAGGATCAAGGCGGACGGCCCGGAAACGGTGGTCTTCACGCGCAAGAGCGGCAACGCCGATTTCCCTTACATCATGAGTGACTACCATCTGGTCATCATGCCAGCCAAGGACGGCAAGGCGGACTGGGCTTCAGGGGTTCGCACCGGCGCTTTCGTCCTTGAGAATTTCCAGCCAGGCGTTTCGGCGAAACTCAAGCGCAATCCAAACTACTTCAAAACCGGCAAGCCCTATCTCAACGAGGTGGAATTCATCTTTATCACAGATCGTGCCGCTCGCATGGCGGCCTTGTCGACGGGCGAGGTGGACCATCTTGCTCGACCGACAGACCGCTCAGACGTGGTACTTGGTGCGTACAACCACCGGTGA